The following proteins come from a genomic window of Acinetobacter baumannii:
- a CDS encoding NAD+ synthase, with protein sequence MKSFKVALAQFSPHIGNIDSNTQKMIEQANQAKKQDADLIIFPELSVIGYPAEDLLLRPNLNKRMQKAFAQLSEVKDIVMVFGFVNQTEDGQRYNSAAVMKDGQVLGVFNKHNLPNYGVFDEKRYFQKGHQHLVFEYLGHKFGVLICEDIWSINTVKQLSQLNVDTVLVLNSSPYEVGKPQHRKQTLSELAKQLHLNIVYVNQVGGQDDLIFDGTSFVSNQNGEIALQAPSFKEDLYIAEFDRDTKLYKVVESAPALETFAEIYQGLVMATRDYVERSGFPGVILGLSGGIDSALTLAIAVDAIGAERVQAVMMPYTYTSQISVEDAAEQARRMGVTFGIAEIHSIVNSFMQTLYPFFGNSPADATEENLQARARGTLLMGLSNKFGNLVLSTGNKSELSVGYCTLYGDMVGGFAVLKDVYKTIVFELAKYRNSLSETPVIPERVITRPPSAELRPDQKDQDSLPAYDVLDAILYAYIEEDLGQADIIAKGFDKEVVEKVIRLVDRNEYKRRQGAIGPRITSRAFSRERRYPIVNGWTAND encoded by the coding sequence ATGAAAAGTTTTAAAGTTGCCCTTGCTCAGTTTTCTCCGCATATTGGCAATATTGACTCAAACACCCAAAAGATGATTGAGCAAGCAAATCAGGCGAAAAAACAAGACGCTGACCTGATTATTTTTCCTGAGCTTTCTGTGATTGGTTATCCAGCTGAAGACTTATTGTTACGTCCAAATTTAAATAAGCGGATGCAAAAGGCTTTTGCTCAACTTAGTGAAGTTAAAGATATTGTGATGGTTTTCGGCTTCGTAAACCAGACAGAAGATGGCCAACGTTATAATTCAGCTGCTGTCATGAAAGACGGTCAGGTTTTAGGTGTCTTCAATAAACATAACTTGCCAAACTATGGCGTTTTTGATGAAAAACGTTATTTCCAAAAAGGCCATCAGCACTTGGTGTTTGAGTACTTAGGCCATAAGTTTGGTGTACTCATTTGTGAAGATATCTGGTCAATCAATACAGTAAAACAATTAAGCCAATTAAATGTTGATACTGTACTTGTGCTTAATTCATCGCCATATGAAGTGGGTAAACCACAGCATCGTAAACAGACATTAAGTGAGCTTGCAAAGCAGCTTCATTTAAATATTGTTTATGTTAACCAAGTTGGTGGACAAGATGATTTAATTTTTGATGGTACAAGTTTTGTCAGCAATCAAAATGGTGAAATTGCTTTACAAGCACCTAGCTTTAAAGAAGATCTCTATATTGCTGAATTTGACCGCGATACAAAATTATATAAAGTTGTCGAGTCTGCTCCTGCACTAGAAACTTTTGCAGAGATCTATCAAGGTCTAGTCATGGCAACACGTGACTATGTAGAACGCTCAGGTTTTCCTGGAGTAATCTTAGGTCTTTCTGGTGGTATTGACTCTGCCCTTACGCTTGCTATCGCAGTTGATGCAATCGGTGCAGAGAGAGTTCAAGCTGTGATGATGCCATATACTTACACATCTCAAATTAGTGTAGAAGATGCAGCGGAACAAGCTCGCCGTATGGGCGTGACTTTCGGTATTGCCGAAATTCATTCAATCGTAAATAGCTTCATGCAAACTTTGTATCCGTTCTTTGGTAATTCACCAGCCGATGCGACTGAAGAAAATTTACAAGCGCGCGCTCGTGGCACATTACTTATGGGCTTATCTAACAAGTTTGGTAATTTAGTCCTTTCTACAGGTAATAAATCTGAACTTTCAGTTGGCTATTGCACACTTTACGGTGACATGGTGGGTGGCTTTGCTGTTCTCAAAGATGTTTATAAAACAATCGTGTTTGAATTAGCAAAATACCGTAATAGCTTAAGTGAAACTCCGGTTATTCCTGAGCGTGTAATTACTCGCCCACCTTCAGCAGAACTACGTCCAGATCAAAAAGACCAAGACTCTTTACCAGCGTATGATGTATTGGATGCTATCCTTTATGCATACATTGAGGAAGATTTAGGTCAGGCAGACATTATTGCCAAAGGTTTTGATAAAGAAGTTGTTGAAAAAGTCATCCGTTTAGTTGATCGTAATGAATATAAACGTCGTCAAGGTGCGATTGGCCCGAGAATTACTTCTCGTGCATTTAGTCGCGAACGACGTTATCCGATTGTCAACGGTTGGACAGCGAATGACTGA
- the rpsL gene encoding 30S ribosomal protein S12: MATTNQLIRKGRTTLVEKSKVPALKACPQRRGVCTRVYTTTPKKPNSAMRKVCRVRLTSGFEVSSYIGGEGHNLQEHSVVLIRGGRVKDLPGVRYHTVRGSLDCAGVKDRNQSRSKYGAKRPKK; the protein is encoded by the coding sequence ATGGCAACAACGAATCAGTTGATCCGTAAGGGTCGTACGACTTTGGTTGAAAAATCCAAAGTTCCTGCGTTGAAGGCTTGTCCACAACGTCGTGGTGTTTGTACACGTGTTTATACAACTACACCTAAAAAACCTAACTCAGCTATGCGTAAGGTTTGCCGTGTTCGCTTAACTTCAGGTTTTGAAGTATCTAGCTACATCGGTGGTGAAGGCCATAACTTACAAGAGCACAGTGTTGTTCTTATCCGTGGTGGTCGTGTTAAAGACTTACCGGGTGTACGTTACCATACCGTTCGTGGTTCTTTAGACTGTGCTGGTGTTAAAGATCGTAACCAATCACGTTCTAAATACGGTGCTAAACGTCCTAAGAAGTAA
- a CDS encoding EcsC family protein — MTKFNNNQSDNLFSQVFGVAKKLSSTGLNILQQSQIGEVSKLVEPLSNGKTVEGSARNKSPFEVEQYESPQQMLREHLPKVTRQVFGRHFRKVNGIATFISPDWNEKISSYLFDWLNDFSSKSTLTEKILEEAGAKDLFELTKDTSRSQRLSQALIEQNKLIASIQGAITGVSGMVGAAVDIPVSLVLVLRTIYQTGRSHGFDLTEATDQDVVEFIFKEVDISLIAEKQTLLLALKALRNMLETQDIQQFQQVLGSSNDIETLKSWLVDENGEFKWNWLNKVPQLAVVGKFTPVAGAVLSAVYSWKLQEDVGHKAQAIFGAARHYLNEHPNEHLSPLQAYYAAVTLIQKASPRLLNVGENGSVHAAQHHKIENHDVISKVSVVVKSNTSEKSEEKVQENVHQGIEHLAEKHVVEHEHSEQKPALEPESEENDDVIEGQKYS, encoded by the coding sequence ATGACAAAATTTAATAATAATCAATCTGACAATTTGTTTTCTCAGGTCTTCGGAGTGGCTAAAAAGCTCAGTTCTACTGGTTTAAACATCTTGCAGCAAAGTCAAATTGGTGAGGTAAGTAAATTGGTTGAGCCACTTTCAAATGGCAAAACAGTAGAAGGTAGTGCCAGAAATAAAAGTCCGTTTGAAGTGGAGCAGTATGAAAGCCCACAACAAATGTTACGTGAACATTTACCTAAAGTTACTCGTCAGGTATTTGGACGCCATTTTAGAAAGGTCAATGGTATCGCTACATTTATTTCACCTGACTGGAATGAAAAAATATCAAGCTATTTATTTGATTGGTTGAATGACTTTAGTTCGAAAAGTACGTTAACTGAAAAAATTTTAGAAGAAGCGGGGGCTAAAGACTTATTTGAGCTTACAAAAGATACCTCACGCTCCCAACGTTTAAGTCAGGCACTTATTGAACAAAATAAATTGATTGCCAGTATTCAAGGTGCAATTACGGGCGTATCTGGAATGGTTGGAGCCGCCGTAGATATTCCAGTTTCATTAGTCCTGGTTTTGAGAACAATTTACCAAACAGGTAGATCACACGGCTTTGATTTAACCGAAGCAACTGACCAAGACGTTGTTGAATTTATTTTTAAAGAAGTTGATATCAGCTTAATTGCGGAAAAGCAGACTTTACTCTTGGCACTGAAAGCCTTACGAAATATGTTGGAGACTCAAGACATTCAACAGTTCCAGCAAGTACTTGGCTCTTCAAATGATATTGAAACCTTAAAAAGCTGGTTAGTTGATGAAAATGGTGAGTTTAAATGGAACTGGTTAAATAAAGTTCCGCAACTTGCTGTGGTAGGCAAGTTTACTCCAGTAGCTGGTGCAGTGCTTAGTGCTGTTTATAGTTGGAAGTTACAAGAAGATGTAGGCCATAAGGCACAAGCTATTTTCGGTGCAGCAAGACATTATTTAAATGAACATCCAAATGAGCATTTATCACCATTACAGGCGTACTATGCGGCGGTAACTCTAATTCAAAAAGCGAGCCCACGTCTTTTAAATGTGGGTGAAAATGGTAGTGTCCATGCTGCGCAGCATCATAAAATTGAAAATCATGATGTAATTTCAAAAGTATCTGTTGTGGTCAAATCAAATACTTCTGAAAAAAGCGAAGAGAAAGTCCAAGAAAATGTTCACCAAGGAATTGAGCATCTTGCAGAGAAACATGTAGTTGAACATGAACATAGTGAACAAAAGCCAGCATTAGAGCCTGAAAGTGAAGAAAATGATGACGTTATAGAGGGGCAAAAGTACTCTTAA
- a CDS encoding beta-ketoacyl-ACP synthase II, with translation MKRVVITGMGINSCIGNSLEEVTHSLKNGISGTRFNPTYAELNFKSHVSAAAEQDFDNIDRKLKRFMGVCAMYAYNSAVAAVEHAGLKAEDLADNPRYGIAGGSGGGSTASVVEMTELLETKGARKVGPFFVPRNMTNTITANVGVAFKLQGIAHSIASACATSADAIGYAYNLIALGKQDLMLAGGGEEDHWSQSLLFDAMGALCSKYNDTPETASRPYSKDRDGFVIAGGGGFVVLESLEHAQARGANILAEVVAYAANSDGADMVAPSGEGATRCILMALEEAKQHGVDKIDYVNTHGTSTPAGDVTELKAMERAFGEGKVPPLSSTKSMTGHSLGAAGVHEAIYSVLMLQNDFIAPNINVTELDEGTEGFDIVLEKRDTKLNTVMSNSFGFGGVNACLIFKKWDA, from the coding sequence ATGAAACGTGTTGTAATCACTGGTATGGGTATTAACTCATGTATCGGTAACTCTTTAGAAGAAGTTACTCATTCACTTAAAAATGGAATCTCCGGGACACGTTTTAACCCAACTTATGCTGAACTCAATTTTAAAAGTCATGTCAGCGCTGCGGCAGAACAAGATTTTGACAATATTGATCGTAAATTAAAACGGTTCATGGGCGTATGTGCAATGTACGCTTATAACTCTGCTGTTGCAGCTGTTGAACATGCTGGCTTAAAAGCAGAAGATTTAGCAGATAATCCACGTTATGGTATTGCCGGTGGTTCAGGCGGTGGTTCAACTGCTTCTGTTGTAGAAATGACTGAGCTTTTAGAAACTAAAGGTGCTCGTAAAGTTGGTCCTTTCTTTGTTCCACGTAACATGACAAATACAATCACTGCAAACGTGGGTGTAGCATTTAAACTTCAAGGTATTGCTCACTCAATTGCAAGTGCTTGTGCAACTTCTGCAGACGCAATTGGTTATGCATATAACCTTATCGCTCTAGGCAAACAAGATCTTATGCTTGCTGGTGGTGGTGAAGAAGATCACTGGTCTCAAAGCCTATTGTTTGATGCAATGGGTGCTTTGTGTTCTAAATACAACGACACACCTGAAACAGCGTCTCGTCCATATTCTAAAGACCGTGACGGTTTCGTTATTGCTGGCGGTGGCGGTTTCGTTGTTCTTGAATCTCTTGAACATGCTCAAGCACGTGGTGCAAATATTCTTGCTGAAGTTGTTGCTTATGCTGCAAACAGTGACGGTGCTGACATGGTCGCTCCAAGTGGTGAAGGTGCAACTCGCTGTATCTTGATGGCTCTTGAAGAAGCGAAACAACACGGCGTAGATAAAATTGACTATGTAAATACGCATGGTACTTCTACACCAGCAGGTGACGTGACTGAGCTTAAAGCAATGGAACGTGCTTTCGGTGAAGGTAAAGTTCCACCACTTAGTTCAACTAAATCTATGACTGGTCACAGCTTAGGTGCTGCTGGTGTTCATGAAGCAATTTACTCTGTATTAATGCTTCAAAATGACTTTATCGCGCCAAACATCAACGTGACTGAGCTTGATGAAGGTACTGAAGGCTTTGATATTGTGCTTGAAAAACGTGATACAAAATTGAATACTGTAATGAGTAACAGTTTTGGCTTTGGCGGTGTTAACGCTTGCCTAATTTTCAAGAAGTGGGATGCATAA
- the hemJ gene encoding protoporphyrinogen oxidase HemJ, with translation MDAPSDAFLWVKALHIIAVVCWFAALFYLPRLYVYHAMSDDATSHQRFEVMERKLYRGIMWPSMIATLITAHFLVDWGDATRHYHEATWFYLKVGLVALLVIYHLVCGYYRKKLIGNAHYKSHKFWRFFNEMPTLILFAVVILVVVKPQF, from the coding sequence ATGGATGCACCTTCTGATGCCTTTTTGTGGGTAAAAGCATTACATATTATTGCTGTGGTTTGTTGGTTCGCTGCTTTGTTCTACTTACCACGTCTTTATGTTTACCATGCAATGAGTGATGATGCTACCAGCCATCAGCGCTTTGAAGTGATGGAACGTAAGTTGTATCGAGGTATTATGTGGCCATCTATGATTGCCACATTAATTACTGCTCACTTTCTCGTAGATTGGGGTGATGCAACTAGACATTACCATGAAGCCACTTGGTTTTATCTAAAAGTTGGATTAGTGGCTTTATTAGTGATCTACCATTTAGTTTGTGGTTACTATCGCAAAAAGCTTATTGGAAATGCTCACTACAAATCACATAAGTTCTGGCGTTTCTTCAATGAAATGCCAACCTTAATTTTATTTGCTGTTGTGATTTTAGTTGTTGTAAAACCTCAGTTTTAA
- a CDS encoding pirin family protein, with translation MKSLAFIHRNDTRFAVGDFYPVLSVFSYHELGNTLSPFLLLDHLGPGKIAPSMKRRGVNDHPHRGFETVTLVYAGELEHKDSSGGGGFISAGDVQWMTAASGVIHRELFSEEYSRSGGPFEMIQLWVNLPAANKMNSPRYQSLKKAEIPIVKLENEAGFVRIIAGQFKHVIGPALTHTPITVLDVELQAGQQTAFPAQSGETALVYLRSGRAQFQKDEDVLEEQGLAVMSNQGEHFSITALQSCKLLILTGQPITEPINGHGPFVMNTYDEILQAYDDIKNGRFAK, from the coding sequence ATGAAAAGTCTGGCTTTTATTCATCGTAACGATACTCGCTTTGCGGTCGGTGATTTTTATCCAGTTCTTTCTGTTTTTTCCTACCATGAGTTAGGCAATACCCTCTCACCCTTCTTACTACTCGACCATTTAGGTCCCGGAAAAATTGCACCTTCTATGAAACGTAGAGGAGTTAATGATCATCCTCATCGTGGATTTGAAACGGTAACACTTGTTTATGCAGGTGAACTGGAGCATAAAGATTCATCTGGTGGAGGTGGATTTATAAGTGCTGGCGATGTGCAATGGATGACCGCAGCCTCTGGTGTGATTCATCGGGAATTGTTTAGTGAAGAGTATTCTCGATCTGGTGGTCCCTTTGAAATGATTCAACTTTGGGTCAATTTACCAGCAGCAAATAAAATGAATTCTCCGCGCTATCAAAGTTTAAAGAAAGCTGAAATACCGATAGTGAAACTGGAAAATGAAGCTGGATTTGTACGTATTATTGCAGGGCAGTTTAAGCATGTTATAGGCCCTGCACTCACTCACACTCCTATTACCGTATTAGATGTAGAGCTTCAGGCAGGTCAACAAACTGCCTTCCCTGCTCAATCTGGTGAAACAGCTTTAGTTTATTTACGTTCAGGTCGGGCACAATTTCAAAAAGATGAAGACGTTTTAGAGGAACAAGGCCTAGCAGTCATGTCAAACCAAGGAGAGCATTTCTCTATTACTGCCCTGCAAAGCTGCAAATTACTTATTTTGACTGGACAACCCATCACAGAACCGATTAATGGTCATGGTCCATTTGTAATGAATACTTATGATGAGATTTTACAAGCCTATGATGATATTAAAAATGGAAGATTTGCCAAGTAA